In Erigeron canadensis isolate Cc75 chromosome 6, C_canadensis_v1, whole genome shotgun sequence, the following are encoded in one genomic region:
- the LOC122604186 gene encoding uncharacterized protein LOC122604186, with protein MTSSGHHLQNLEMHPYMNQGRHRFQIWSQRHSHRPVGLGAQNVKGDGNCGFRATAVALGLDEEMGAEWVRTQMLAEFESDLDRYMQMFGQTEGNRMLSALRTSYYGRSRPRDHWMSKVWFHILLANKLGIIVNCVSLRDPYIVFPMHHGLDQLLFKQPISIALINDETHFVAVKLAGDYPMAYKNPEWEFHATDPARRLALTYANQEDAYQNWLCANMPRLPPGPPIVIND; from the exons ATGACATCTTCGGGCCACCACCTACAAAATCTTGAAATGCACCCATATATGAATCAAGGCAGGCACAGGTTTCAGATCTGGAGTCAGAGGCACAGTCATCGGccagttgggttgg GCGCACAAAATGTCAAAGGAGACGGTAACTGTGGATTTCGAGCTACCGCTGTAGCTTTGGGGCTAGATGAGGAGATGGGTGCAGAGTGGGTTCGTACGCAGATGCTCGCGGAGTTTGAATCTGACCTCGATCGGTACATGCAAATGTTTGGGCAAACAGAGGGCAACCGAATGTTGTCGGCGCTGCGAACCTCTTATTATGGAAGAAGCCGGCCCAGAGATCATTGGATGAGTAAAGTGTGGTTCCATATCCTCCTGGCCAATAAACTGGGTATAATAGTCAACTGCGTTAGCCTACGTGACCCCTACATAGTATTTCCGATGCATCACGGCTTAGATCAGCTGTTATTCAAACAACCGATAAGTATTGCTCTGATAAACGacgaaacccattttgttgcagTGAAATTAGCAGGGGACTACCCAATGGCCTACAAGAATCCGGAATGGGAATTTCACGCAACCGATCCTGCACGTCGACTAGCATTAACGTACGCAAATCAAGAAGATGCGTATCAAAATTGGTTGTGCGCAAACATGCCAAGACTACCACCAGGCCCTcctattgtaataaatgattaa
- the LOC122604187 gene encoding disease resistance protein Roq1-like: MSSSMSSSSVIGRKGGWTYDVFLSFRGEDTRYNFVDHLFAALDQKGIHTFKDDKMLGGGQPISEELVKAIKESRWAIVVFSKNYANSSWCLEELSNIMDCQDQLGQKVLPVFYHVDPSDVRGQKRDFATAFETHQDRGESAFITKIVEEILADRQPRVGSRENHLIDIRPRIDALISLLKMEATEEVRIVGIWGMGGLGKTTIARALFNRIAHKFQGSSFVTDVRENSSSKKDMCTLQERILSNILGEGHGYKIDDYDQGAQIIQERCCRKKVLLVLDDVNDVKQLEFLAATSEWFGPGSRIIITTRDQHLLSYVNADEKYIPPLLHRDQALELFSRHAFRMSSPPDGYIELTNCAINYTHGLPLALKVLGSFLCGREASVWGSALDTLAKTPSGEVLDTLKLSFDYLKVFEKQIFLDIACFYKGEYVDDVTRILDSFGFDPVIGISVLVEKSLITVSSNNKLNMHDLIQEMGRKIVQTSAPNSRLWELKKIHDLINSKELELVEGIVIPWSYWNCDVDLKQSLSANAFKSMKNLRVLDCYRKFTFRKPTFLPDKLRWFRWREYPFSSVPVTHMSKLVGLEMVKGKIKHLWKGEKVYSTLKPNYYLASEVSLYKNQNLKFINLQWCESLKRFPDVSGAPNIERLDLSKCGNLVEVDESVGSLKKLLYWDMTDCYELKCLPSMLHMESLETLILHSCWSLKRIPEFSPSMTNLSKLNIYNCREVEEVPSSITYLANLSYLNLDLCGIKNIPNSIWELKCLNTLGLSYCKIVGKLPHDFQSPKELHIDSIHIHSLINSCYLRKLELRGDLGDKDFPKNLHGLSLLEELHIWSNNKLIQLPESISHLSSLKHLVIVFSELQTLHGLPPGIQVLTLNYCTALEIEDLLKEIKYLNKIHISYCPQLLEDGRNLDKMFDQSFLKKCAAVDGCLSIMVPGRHIPSWFIEQRDGCKIGLKLPPKWQTEIIGFALCCVSTINIQELSINLRFENDEALFSKSEANNINETVQAGKYLWTGYIPYSLFEQFHGDNDNDFEGEDWFHMTQGNLVFRISQYYSGEIVRCGAKVVYKEEVTSIQQTIPSISSFYWSWKLTKDGFTNSFNCSWV, translated from the exons ATGTCTTCTTCAATGTCGTCTTCAAGTGTAATAGGAAGAAAAGGAGGATGGACGTATGACGTTTTTCTAAGTTTCAGGGGTGAAGACACTCGCTATAACTTTGTTGATCATCTTTTTGCTGCTCTAGATCAGAAAGGAATACACACCTTCAAAGACGACAAGATGCTCGGTGGAGGCCAACCCATCTCCGAAGAGCTAGTGAAAGCCATAAAAGAATCAAGGTGGGCTATTGTTGTTTTCTCTAAAAACTATGCCAACTCTTCATGGTGTTTGGAAGAGCTTTCCAACATCATGGATTGCCAGGATCAGTTGGGCCAGAAGGTGTTACCTGTGTTCTACCATGTCGATCCCTCCGACGTTCGGGGACAAAAAAGAGATTTCGCAACTGCATTTGAGACGCATCAAGACAG GGGTGAATCAGCATTTATAACCAAAATTGTTGAAGAGATATTAGCCGATAGACAACCTCGAGTTGGTAGTAGGGAAAACCATCTAATTGATATACGGCCTCGTATTGATGCCTTAATTTCATTATTGAAAATGGAGGCAACCGAAGAGGTCCGCATTGTGGGGATATGGGGAATGGGAGGGCTTGGGAAGACAACTATTGCCCGAGCCTTATTTAACAGAATTGCTCATAAGTTTCAGGGTAGTAGTTTTGTTACTGACGTTAGAGAGAATAGCTCTAGTAAAAAAGATATGTGCACCTTACAAGAGAGGATATTAAGTAATATTCTAGGGGAGGGTCATGGATACAAGATAGACGATTATGATCAAGGAGCACAAATAATCCAAGAAAGATGTTGCAGAAAGAAggtccttcttgttcttgatgacgTTAACGATGTAAAGCAGTTAGAGTTCCTAGCTGCAACCAGTGAGTGGTTTGGTCCGGGAAGTAGAATCATTATAACCACCAGGGATCAGCATTTATTATCATATGTTAATGCTGACGAGAAGTACATACCTCCTCTTTTACATAGAGATCAAGCTCTTGAGCTCTTCAGCAGGCATGCTTTTAGGATGAGTAGCCCTCCAGATGGTTATATAGAACTCACAAATTGTGCAATAAATTATACACATGGTCTTCCTCTTGCCTTGAAAGTTTTAGGCTCATTTTTATGTGGAAGAGAGGCAAGTGTGTGGGGAAGTGCTTTGGATACACTAGCAAAAACACCAAGTGGCGAGGTTTTGGACACACTGAAGTTAAGTTTTGATTATCTAAAAGTTTTTGAGAAACAAATATTCCTAGACATTGCATGTTTCTACAAGGGGGAATATGTAGATGATGTTACTAGAATACTAGATAGCTTCGGTTTTGACCCGGTTATAGGGATTAGCGTTCTTGTTGAAAAATCTCTTATAACTGTCTCATCAAACAATAAACTAAATATGCATGATCTCATACAAGAAATGGGTCGGAAAATAGTTCAAACAAGTGCTCCGAATAGCAGGCTATGGGAACTCAAAAAGATCCACGATCTAATCAACTCTAAG GAACTAGAATTAGTTGAGGGCATAGTGATACCATGGAGTTATTGGAACTGTGATGTTGACTTGAAGCAGAGTCTGAGTGCTAATGCTTTTAAGAGTATGAAGAATCTTCGGGTACTCGATTGTTACAGAAAATTCACTTTTCGTAAACCTACCTTTCTTCCTGATAAGTTACGATGGTTTCGTTGGAGAGAATACCCATTCTCTTCTGTGCCTGTCACACACATGAGTAAGCTTGTTGGGCTTGAAATGGTGAAGGGCAAAATTAAGCATTTATGGAAGGGGGAAAAGGTATATAGTACATTGAAACCAAACTACTATCTAGCATCAGAAGTTTCTTTGTATAAAAACCAAAACTTGAAATTCATTAACCTTCAATGGTGTGAATCCCTAAAAAGGTTTCCAGATGTATCAGGGGCACCAAATATCGAGAGATTGGATTTGTCAAAGTGTGGGAATCTGGTGGAGGTTGATGAGTCTGTTGGGAGTTTGAAAAAGCTTCTTTACTGGGACATGACTGATTGCTATGAACTCAAGTGTCTCCCATCCATGCTCCACATGGAATCCTTGGAGACCCTCATTCTCCATAGCTGCTGGTCTCTTAAAAGAATCCCAGAATTCTCGCCAAGTATGACCAACCTATCTAAATTGAATATTTATAATTGTCGGGAAGTAGAAGAAGTGCCATCGTCCATAACATATCTTGCCAACCTAAGCTACTTGAATCTAGATCTCTGTGGAATTAAGAACATTCCAAACTCAATTTGGGAGTTAAAGTGTCTCAACACCCTTGGCCTTTCTTATTGTAAAATAGTAGGGAAATTGCCACATGATTTTCAAAGTCCGAAAGAGCTTCACATAGACTCCATTCACATTCATTCTTTGATAAACTCTTGTTACTTGAGAAAGTTAGAACTTCGTGGTGATTTGGGAGACAAGGACTTCCCCAAAAATCTGCATGGACTTTCCTTGTTGGAAGAACTACATATATGGAGCAACAATAAATTAATCCAGTTACCCGAAAGCATCTCCCATCTTTCTAGTCTTAAACACCTCGTGATAGTGTTTAGCGAACTTCAAACTTTACATGGCCTCCCACCAGGAATACAAGTATTGACATTAAATTATTGCACAGCACTGGAAATTGAAGATCTGTTAAAGGAGATTAAGTATTTGAACAAGATACATATCTCATATTGCCCGCAACTGCTAGAAGATGGAAGAAACTTGGATAAAATGTTTGATCAATCTTTCCTAAAG AAGTGTGCTGCAGTTGATGGTTGTTTGAGTATCATGGTTCCTGGGAGGCATATTCCAAGTTGGTTCATAGAACAGCGGGATGGGTGCAAGATAGGACTGAAGTTACCTCCCAAATGGCAAACTGAAATCATTGGGTTTGCTTTGTGTTGTGTTTCAACAATAAATATACAAGAACTTAGCATAAATTTGAGATTCGAAAATGATGAAGCGTTGTTTTCAAAGTCAGAGGctaacaatataaatgaaaccGTACAAGCTGGTAAGTATTTGTGGACCGGTTATATACCATATAGTTTGTTCGAACAGTTCCATGGTGACAATGAtaatgattttgaaggtgaagattGGTTTCATATGACCCAAGGTAATCTTGTCTTTAGAATATCACAGTATTATTCGGGGGAAATTGTAAGGTGTGGGGCAAAAGTTGTGTACAAAGAAGAGGTGACATCCATCCAACAAACCATTCCCtctatttcttctttttattgGAGCTGGAAGCTTACCAAAGATGGGTTCACCAATTCATTCAATTGTTCTTGGGTTTAA